In Paracoccus aerodenitrificans, the following are encoded in one genomic region:
- the tnpB gene encoding IS66 family insertion sequence element accessory protein TnpB (TnpB, as the term is used for proteins encoded by IS66 family insertion elements, is considered an accessory protein, since TnpC, encoded by a neighboring gene, is a DDE family transposase.), translating to MIPVPSNTRVWLAAGVTDMRRGFNTLAAQAEQVLAEDPYSGHMFVFRGRRGDLLKIIWWDSQGACLFTKRLERGRFVWPAAKEGKVSLSPSQLSMLLEGIDWRTPQKTWRPLVAG from the coding sequence ATGATCCCGGTGCCAAGCAACACGCGGGTTTGGCTGGCGGCTGGCGTCACGGACATGCGGCGCGGTTTCAATACGCTGGCGGCACAGGCTGAACAGGTTTTGGCCGAGGATCCATATTCGGGCCACATGTTCGTCTTCCGTGGTCGCCGGGGTGATCTTTTGAAGATAATTTGGTGGGATAGCCAAGGGGCCTGCCTATTTACAAAACGGCTGGAACGGGGCCGGTTTGTCTGGCCCGCTGCCAAGGAAGGCAAAGTCAGCCTGAGCCCGTCGCAGCTATCGATGTTACTCGAAGGAATCGACTGGCGGACACCACAAAAGACTTGGCGACCACTGGTCGCGGGGTGA
- the tnpA gene encoding IS66-like element accessory protein TnpA: MAGKKGQKKRIWSDDEKRSICAQARVPGVSVAQVARRYAMNTNLIHKWLRDPRFASEDQAADLSAPEGATFLPVEVAGMEPVMVAPISRTPSTDPITAQRVDITLSDGRRILVEGPTALSAISALVEALAQ, encoded by the coding sequence ATGGCGGGCAAGAAGGGCCAGAAGAAGCGGATCTGGTCAGACGATGAGAAGCGGTCGATCTGCGCGCAGGCGCGGGTTCCCGGTGTCTCGGTTGCGCAGGTCGCGCGGCGCTACGCGATGAACACCAACCTGATCCATAAATGGCTTCGCGACCCTCGGTTTGCATCAGAGGATCAGGCTGCGGATTTGTCGGCGCCTGAAGGGGCGACCTTTCTTCCTGTCGAGGTTGCGGGCATGGAGCCTGTCATGGTGGCACCCATTTCGCGCACTCCGTCGACGGATCCGATCACCGCGCAGCGCGTGGACATCACGTTGTCGGATGGTCGGCGGATATTGGTGGAGGGTCCGACGGCGCTGTCAGCGATCTCGGCGTTGGTTGAGGCACTGGCGCAATGA
- a CDS encoding DUF6880 family protein, with product MASKSTLNAKNLEALGTERLAQLLIEISTGDAAAKRKLRLALAGAEGPREAAREITKRLTSIAKARTFVNWQNRKPLVKDLQTQRSAIMEQIAPHDPGEALALLWRFMGLATPVFERCDDSSGTVIDIFHQACADLGEVANAADAAPEALARQVLDALQDNGFGQYDGLIAIIAPALGPNGIGHLKTLVEELGRTPVPVPPKSDWQAVGWGSGGTRYAHEMEERARQSTVEMALKDIADVQGDVDGFIAQYDPKTRKVPKIAAEIAQRLLAAGRAGDALGFIERAEVDHARWIPPEWQDARLAALEALDRKEEAQAFRWACFERDLSGEHLRAYLKRLPDFEDIEAEERAMAHAAAYPELLTALAFFLNWPSLAHAARLLIDRQDEVDGDHYEFLAPAAETLAEKHPLAATVALRAMIDFTLTEGRQKRYGYAAQHLATCADLAGRIEDFGPVEPHEAYVARLRSAHGKKTGFWGQLA from the coding sequence ATGGCGTCGAAATCCACCCTCAACGCAAAGAACCTGGAGGCGCTCGGCACTGAGCGTCTGGCGCAGCTACTGATCGAGATCAGCACCGGCGATGCTGCAGCCAAGCGCAAGCTGCGCCTTGCCCTTGCTGGAGCGGAGGGCCCGAGGGAGGCGGCGCGGGAGATCACCAAGCGGCTGACCAGCATCGCGAAGGCGCGGACCTTCGTGAACTGGCAGAACCGCAAGCCGCTGGTGAAGGATCTTCAGACCCAGCGCAGCGCCATCATGGAACAGATCGCCCCGCACGATCCTGGTGAGGCGCTGGCGCTTCTGTGGCGGTTCATGGGACTGGCCACGCCGGTGTTCGAACGCTGCGACGACAGCAGCGGCACTGTCATCGACATCTTCCACCAGGCCTGCGCCGATCTGGGCGAGGTGGCCAACGCGGCTGATGCGGCGCCGGAGGCACTGGCGCGGCAGGTTCTCGATGCGCTGCAGGACAACGGCTTCGGTCAGTATGACGGTCTGATCGCCATCATCGCCCCGGCGCTGGGCCCCAACGGCATCGGGCATCTGAAGACACTGGTCGAGGAACTTGGGCGCACGCCCGTGCCGGTGCCGCCGAAGAGCGACTGGCAGGCCGTCGGCTGGGGCAGCGGCGGCACGCGCTATGCCCACGAGATGGAAGAACGCGCGCGGCAGAGCACGGTCGAAATGGCGCTGAAGGACATCGCCGACGTCCAGGGCGACGTCGATGGCTTCATCGCGCAGTACGACCCAAAGACCCGCAAGGTACCGAAGATCGCGGCCGAGATCGCGCAGCGCTTGCTGGCGGCTGGCAGGGCAGGGGACGCGCTTGGCTTCATCGAGCGGGCCGAGGTGGACCATGCGCGCTGGATCCCACCCGAGTGGCAGGACGCCCGACTTGCCGCGCTGGAGGCGCTTGACCGGAAGGAAGAGGCGCAGGCATTTCGCTGGGCGTGTTTCGAGCGCGACCTGTCGGGTGAGCACCTGCGGGCCTATCTGAAGCGGCTGCCGGATTTCGAAGACATCGAGGCCGAGGAACGCGCGATGGCGCATGCAGCTGCCTATCCCGAACTGTTGACCGCCTTGGCCTTCTTTCTGAACTGGCCATCGCTGGCCCACGCCGCGCGCCTGCTGATCGACAGGCAGGACGAGGTCGATGGCGATCACTACGAATTCCTGGCGCCGGCGGCCGAGACATTGGCCGAGAAGCATCCGCTGGCCGCGACGGTGGCGCTGCGGGCGATGATCGATTTCACGCTGACCGAGGGAAGGCAGAAGCGCTATGGCTATGCCGCCCAGCACTTGGCGACCTGTGCCGACCTGGCCGGACGGATCGAGGACTTCGGACCGGTCGAGCCGCACGAGGCTTATGTCGCACGCCTGAGATCAGCACATGGCAAGAAGACCGGCTTCTGGGGTCAACTCGCATGA
- a CDS encoding metallophosphoesterase, with product MTRAYDIIPDIHADIDRLTSTLECLGYVQGSASWLHPEGRIAAFLGDFIDMGRTNRSVLTLVRAMRDQGHAVAIMGNHELNALLYHRPGLNADGTDDGYMRAHSAKNRDQHQTFLDEFPVGHPDTNEMLDWFLSLPLFLDLGGMRLVHACWDDARMATIRNRRPNGLLATEDLQEIALENDATGFAEAVLTTLKGPEAELPAPHYFHDIKGHRRTALRLKWWQSGAMTWRDAALSVPDPETLPATPIEGDVAFRAYEAEAKPVFFGHYKRLGTPTIDAPNAVCLDYPRVTCAYRWAGEATLDPQNLVVLD from the coding sequence ATGACGCGAGCATATGACATCATCCCCGACATTCACGCGGACATCGACCGCCTGACATCTACTCTCGAATGCCTCGGCTATGTGCAGGGCAGTGCGTCGTGGTTACATCCAGAGGGACGCATCGCTGCATTCCTCGGCGATTTCATCGATATGGGCCGTACGAACCGGTCTGTCCTGACCCTCGTTCGCGCGATGCGCGATCAGGGACATGCCGTGGCGATCATGGGCAACCATGAACTGAACGCGCTGCTCTACCATCGTCCTGGTCTGAATGCCGATGGCACAGACGATGGATACATGCGGGCGCATTCGGCAAAGAACAGAGACCAGCACCAGACGTTCCTGGATGAATTCCCTGTTGGGCACCCGGACACGAATGAGATGTTGGACTGGTTCCTGTCGCTGCCCTTGTTCCTTGATCTGGGCGGGATGCGTCTGGTCCATGCCTGTTGGGATGATGCACGCATGGCCACGATCAGGAACCGCCGCCCGAACGGCCTTCTGGCCACAGAAGACCTGCAAGAGATCGCTTTGGAGAATGATGCCACCGGTTTCGCCGAAGCTGTCCTGACGACGCTGAAGGGACCGGAAGCCGAGCTTCCTGCGCCGCATTATTTCCATGACATTAAGGGGCACCGGCGCACAGCGCTTCGGCTGAAATGGTGGCAATCGGGCGCCATGACGTGGCGCGACGCGGCCCTGTCCGTGCCAGACCCCGAAACGCTGCCCGCGACGCCAATTGAGGGTGACGTAGCATTTCGCGCTTACGAGGCCGAGGCGAAGCCAGTGTTCTTCGGGCACTACAAGCGGTTGGGCACACCGACCATCGACGCCCCCAACGCGGTCTGCCTCGACTATCCCCGAGTGACCTGTGCCTATCGTTGGGCTGGTGAAGCAACGCTGGATCCACAGAACCTGGTCGTGCTCGACTGA
- a CDS encoding tyrosine-type recombinase/integrase, with protein sequence MAKISKRLVESAEIKPKDYVIWDDDLPGFGLRVFASGKRSYVIQYRAKGCSRRFTIGLHGIWTTETARREAKVQLGRIAQGDNPAEERQSDRQAITVKELCERYIEDMHAGLIQGKRGQPKRPATIATDIGRINGHIIPILGRRRVRDLSKADVTKMMNDIIVGKTRAVRKTGNLRGKSVLRGGPGTASRSVGLLGGILTYANEAGIIEQNVAHGIRKPKDRIRDRRLSPEEYREIGNILKRSAAVPDLAPMTHIVRQIALTGCRRSEIIQLRWSDVDLLNSCLRLADSKEGASTRPVGLPVIEFLEAQRKISDDEHVFPGSRDGRAFGNFPRQWKKLFAATNLEGITAHVLRHSFASIANDLGLSEITIAALLGHAKGSVTSKYVHTLDNTLVMAADTVSGYIQGLLDGKEFKQTAHAFDRSARKASLDQFLLDATR encoded by the coding sequence ATGGCGAAGATATCGAAAAGGCTGGTCGAGAGCGCCGAGATCAAGCCCAAGGACTATGTGATCTGGGATGACGACCTGCCCGGCTTCGGGTTGCGCGTCTTCGCATCCGGCAAACGCAGCTATGTCATTCAGTATCGCGCGAAGGGGTGCTCGCGTCGTTTCACGATCGGTCTGCACGGAATCTGGACAACGGAAACCGCCCGCCGCGAAGCGAAGGTGCAACTCGGGCGGATCGCCCAGGGCGACAACCCCGCCGAGGAGCGGCAGTCAGACAGGCAGGCGATCACTGTAAAGGAGCTTTGTGAACGGTATATTGAAGACATGCACGCAGGCCTTATCCAAGGCAAACGCGGGCAACCGAAGAGGCCAGCAACCATCGCAACCGATATTGGTCGGATCAACGGCCACATCATTCCGATTCTTGGAAGGAGGCGCGTCAGAGACCTGAGCAAGGCGGATGTGACGAAAATGATGAACGATATCATTGTCGGAAAAACGCGGGCAGTCAGAAAGACGGGCAATCTTCGGGGCAAATCGGTTCTCCGCGGAGGTCCCGGCACCGCAAGCCGCTCTGTTGGGCTGCTCGGTGGAATTCTCACATACGCGAATGAGGCAGGCATCATCGAACAAAACGTCGCGCATGGGATCCGCAAACCAAAGGATCGCATCAGAGATCGGCGGCTGAGTCCGGAGGAATATCGTGAGATTGGCAACATTCTGAAGCGGTCGGCTGCCGTCCCCGATTTGGCACCAATGACCCATATCGTGCGCCAGATCGCGTTGACCGGCTGTCGGCGCAGTGAGATCATTCAATTGCGCTGGAGCGATGTGGACCTTCTGAACAGCTGCTTGCGCCTCGCCGACTCCAAGGAAGGTGCATCGACCCGCCCCGTCGGACTGCCGGTCATCGAGTTTCTGGAGGCGCAGCGCAAGATATCGGACGACGAGCATGTCTTTCCGGGATCGAGAGACGGAAGGGCGTTCGGAAATTTCCCCAGGCAATGGAAAAAACTCTTCGCAGCGACAAACTTGGAGGGCATCACCGCCCATGTCCTTCGACACAGCTTCGCCAGCATCGCCAATGACCTCGGTCTGAGCGAGATCACGATCGCCGCCCTCCTCGGCCATGCCAAGGGCTCGGTCACCAGCAAATATGTCCACACGCTGGACAACACGCTCGTCATGGCGGCAGACACTGTTTCGGGCTACATTCAAGGCCTGCTGGACGGAAAGGAGTTCAAGCAGACTGCCCATGCATTCGATCGATCTGCTAGGAAAGCGTCACTCGACCAGTTTCTGTTGGATGCCACGAGATAA
- a CDS encoding J domain-containing protein: MSNEDPFGFDLSAKTDKKRRSRGRRGMTGAFETSTRSCDKEGCAEPGKYRAPKSPRALDDYYWFCKDHVREYNLNWNYFQGQSEEEFQEFLDNATVWDRPTKPFGKAAQEQAWARHGVSDPLEILGANGTDPSVRSGPRRKLPPTERRALDILEAKDSWTRAEIRKQYKALVKVLHPDMNGGDRSDEERLAEVVWAWDQVKESRHFRD, translated from the coding sequence ATGAGCAACGAAGACCCATTCGGATTCGATCTTTCGGCCAAAACAGACAAGAAACGGCGCTCGAGGGGGCGGCGGGGGATGACTGGTGCCTTTGAAACCTCAACGCGGAGTTGCGACAAGGAGGGCTGTGCCGAACCGGGCAAGTATCGTGCGCCGAAATCTCCGCGGGCGCTCGATGATTATTACTGGTTCTGCAAGGATCATGTGCGTGAATACAATCTGAACTGGAACTATTTTCAGGGTCAGTCGGAAGAGGAATTTCAGGAATTTCTGGATAACGCTACGGTCTGGGACCGCCCGACGAAACCCTTCGGCAAGGCGGCGCAGGAACAGGCATGGGCGCGGCATGGGGTCAGTGACCCGCTGGAGATTCTGGGCGCGAACGGGACCGATCCTTCAGTGCGCAGCGGTCCGCGCCGCAAGCTGCCACCGACAGAGCGGCGGGCTCTGGATATTCTTGAAGCGAAGGATAGCTGGACCCGCGCCGAGATCCGCAAACAGTACAAAGCTCTGGTGAAGGTGCTGCATCCGGACATGAACGGGGGCGACCGCTCGGATGAAGAGCGTCTGGCCGAGGTTGTCTGGGCCTGGGATCAGGTCAAAGAAAGCCGTCATTTCCGGGATTGA
- a CDS encoding AI-2E family transporter: MTGKRVDRQNQILRDRLQTGFLGIIAFAILLFLLVQARFMLICLAIAIIIFSLTSDAISAIARQRVPNWLATALALLLIGVGLLWASATVVSQVNEVVTTAISYAEQMQAALPALLEWLGPEAQRTVDTAIRNINVTGWMQTAAGGASDVIAAAVLIFLFVGFMFAEKVWFPLKIESLLSNDAEAAARVSKIITSIMRRVNRYLVVKTLVSAATAGCVWLIFTTAGLPLAGAIALLTFALNFIPSVGSVIATIIAVVLAYVLTADLTTTLAVGAGCTAVQFVIGNVLDPMLLGQTLRLSSFGIILSLAFWAAVWGVPGMFLAVPIMVAVMIVCAHIPWLRPVAVLLSREGHPDDGLTDGEETESRV, from the coding sequence ATGACGGGTAAAAGAGTGGACCGACAGAACCAGATTCTGCGCGACAGACTGCAAACGGGCTTCCTGGGCATTATCGCCTTTGCGATCCTGCTTTTCCTGCTGGTGCAGGCGCGGTTCATGCTGATCTGTCTGGCCATCGCCATCATCATCTTTTCGCTGACCTCGGATGCGATCAGCGCGATTGCACGGCAGCGCGTGCCGAACTGGCTGGCCACGGCTCTGGCGCTGCTGCTGATCGGGGTCGGGCTGCTTTGGGCTTCGGCCACGGTGGTCAGTCAGGTGAACGAGGTCGTGACCACGGCGATTTCCTATGCCGAGCAGATGCAGGCCGCCCTGCCCGCCCTGCTGGAATGGCTGGGACCCGAGGCACAACGCACCGTCGATACCGCCATCCGGAACATCAACGTCACCGGCTGGATGCAGACAGCGGCAGGCGGCGCGTCGGATGTCATTGCCGCCGCCGTGCTGATCTTTCTGTTCGTGGGCTTCATGTTCGCGGAAAAGGTCTGGTTCCCGCTGAAGATCGAAAGCCTGCTCAGCAACGATGCCGAGGCCGCCGCCCGGGTCAGCAAGATCATCACCTCGATCATGCGGCGGGTGAACCGCTATCTTGTGGTTAAGACGCTGGTCAGCGCCGCCACCGCGGGCTGTGTCTGGCTGATCTTCACCACTGCGGGGCTGCCTCTGGCGGGCGCCATCGCGCTTCTGACCTTTGCGCTGAACTTCATCCCCTCGGTCGGATCTGTGATCGCCACGATCATCGCGGTTGTGCTTGCTTATGTGCTGACAGCGGATCTGACGACGACACTGGCCGTCGGGGCCGGCTGCACGGCAGTTCAGTTCGTGATCGGCAATGTGCTGGACCCGATGTTGCTTGGGCAGACGCTGCGCCTGTCCAGCTTCGGCATTATTCTCAGCCTGGCCTTCTGGGCCGCGGTCTGGGGCGTGCCGGGCATGTTCCTTGCCGTGCCGATCATGGTCGCCGTGATGATCGTCTGCGCCCATATCCCCTGGCTGCGCCCGGTCGCTGTCCTGCTGTCGCGCGAAGGTCACCCCGATGACGGGCTGACGGATGGCGAGGAAACCGAATCGAGGGTCTGA
- the gyrA gene encoding DNA gyrase subunit A, with translation MADTPDDDDLDMDNNGGDGLPPERSVMPHDGPQIDITDEMRSSYLDYAMSVIVSRAIPDLRDGLKPVHRRILFAMHESGNTHDKPYRKSARPVGDVMGKYHPHGDAAIYDALVRMAQDFSMSLPLLDGQGNFGSMDGDSAAAMRYTEVRMDKPADFLLADIDKDTVDFQDNYDGKDREPTVLPARFPNMLVNGAGGIAVGMATNIPPHNLGEVIDGTLALIENPDLSAERLMEIIPGPDFPTGGTILGRSGIRKAYLDGRGSIPLRAKTRIEETKRDRFSIVIDEIPYQVNKAVMIEKIAEMAKEKRIEGIAHVQDESDRHGVRVVIDLKRDATPEVVLNQLFRFTPMQTSFGANMLALNGGRPEQLALRDFLTYFISFREDVVARRTAYELRKARERSHVLCGLAVAVSNVDEVVETIRSSKDAAEARERLMERRWPAHEILEYLKLIDDPRHPVNDDGTYNLSETQARAILDLRLQRLTQLGVQEITEELKKLADDIRDYLAILASRERIMGIISDELNEVKEQFAVPRRTEILDWAGDMDDEDLIEREDMVVTITSGGYIKRTALAEFRSQKRGGKGLSGMATKEDDVVTTLFVANTHTELLFFTTDGMVYRLKTWRLPLGGRTARGKALVNILPIDGGTSIAALLPMDAPEIEWDNYKVVFATDGGEVRRNALSDFTNIMRNGKIAMKLPEGTSLIGVRMATDDDDVMLVTAKGRAIRFAATDVRVFQSRSSTGVRGIRLAEGDQVVSMSVIRHFEADPAERAAYLKMRRAVAGALDDGAEPDEDEENIAEGSITQERYAEMSAAEDLILTITEKGSGKISSSHDYPLRGRGGQGVMAMDKALRGGPLVASFPVELDDQIMLATSKGQSIRVPVDGISFRSRSAGGVRVFNTTNGETVVSVARIADQGEDEVDDNTES, from the coding sequence GTGGCTGACACCCCCGACGATGACGATCTGGACATGGATAATAATGGCGGCGACGGGCTGCCACCGGAACGCTCGGTCATGCCCCATGACGGGCCGCAGATCGACATCACGGATGAAATGCGGTCGAGCTATCTCGACTATGCCATGTCGGTCATTGTCAGCCGCGCCATTCCGGATCTGCGCGACGGGCTGAAACCGGTTCACCGCCGCATCCTGTTCGCGATGCACGAATCCGGCAACACGCATGATAAACCCTATCGCAAATCGGCCCGCCCGGTCGGCGATGTGATGGGGAAATACCATCCGCATGGCGATGCGGCGATCTATGACGCGCTTGTGCGGATGGCGCAGGATTTCTCGATGTCGCTGCCGCTGCTGGACGGTCAGGGCAATTTCGGCTCGATGGACGGCGATTCCGCCGCGGCGATGCGCTATACCGAAGTGCGCATGGACAAGCCTGCGGATTTCCTGCTGGCCGATATCGACAAGGATACGGTCGATTTTCAGGACAACTATGACGGCAAGGACCGCGAACCGACCGTCCTGCCCGCCCGCTTCCCGAATATGCTGGTCAATGGCGCGGGTGGTATCGCCGTCGGCATGGCCACCAATATCCCGCCTCATAATCTGGGCGAGGTGATCGACGGCACGCTTGCCCTGATCGAGAACCCGGATCTGTCGGCCGAACGGCTGATGGAGATCATTCCCGGCCCCGATTTCCCGACCGGCGGCACGATTCTGGGCCGGTCCGGCATCCGCAAGGCCTATCTGGACGGGCGCGGCTCTATCCCGCTGCGGGCGAAGACCCGGATCGAGGAAACCAAGCGCGACCGTTTCTCTATCGTCATCGACGAGATCCCCTATCAGGTGAACAAGGCCGTGATGATCGAGAAGATCGCGGAAATGGCCAAGGAAAAGCGGATTGAGGGGATCGCCCATGTGCAGGACGAATCCGACCGGCACGGCGTCCGCGTCGTCATCGATCTGAAGCGCGATGCCACGCCCGAGGTGGTGCTGAACCAGCTTTTCCGCTTTACGCCAATGCAGACGAGTTTCGGGGCGAATATGCTGGCGCTGAATGGCGGCAGGCCCGAACAACTGGCGCTGCGCGACTTCCTGACCTACTTCATCAGCTTCCGCGAAGATGTCGTCGCCCGCCGCACCGCCTATGAGCTGCGCAAGGCCCGCGAACGCAGCCATGTTCTGTGCGGTCTGGCCGTCGCCGTGTCCAATGTCGATGAGGTGGTGGAAACCATCCGTTCCTCGAAAGATGCCGCCGAAGCCCGTGAAAGACTGATGGAGCGTCGCTGGCCTGCGCATGAGATCCTTGAATATCTCAAGCTGATCGACGATCCGCGTCACCCGGTCAATGATGACGGCACCTATAACCTGTCGGAAACGCAGGCCCGCGCGATCCTCGATCTGCGGCTGCAACGCCTGACGCAGCTTGGCGTTCAGGAAATCACCGAAGAGCTGAAAAAACTGGCCGACGATATCCGCGACTATCTGGCCATCCTCGCCAGCCGCGAGCGGATTATGGGCATCATCTCGGATGAGCTGAATGAGGTGAAGGAACAGTTCGCCGTGCCGCGCCGGACCGAAATCCTCGACTGGGCCGGGGATATGGACGATGAAGACCTGATCGAACGTGAAGACATGGTCGTCACCATCACCTCGGGCGGCTATATCAAGCGCACCGCCTTGGCCGAGTTCCGTTCGCAGAAGCGCGGCGGCAAGGGGCTGTCAGGGATGGCAACCAAGGAAGACGACGTGGTTACCACGCTGTTCGTCGCCAATACCCACACCGAATTGCTGTTCTTCACCACGGACGGGATGGTCTATCGTCTAAAGACATGGCGTCTGCCGCTTGGCGGGCGGACCGCGCGGGGCAAGGCTCTGGTCAATATCCTGCCGATTGACGGCGGCACCTCGATTGCGGCGCTTCTGCCGATGGATGCGCCGGAGATCGAATGGGATAATTACAAGGTCGTCTTCGCCACAGACGGCGGAGAGGTGCGGCGCAATGCCCTGTCCGACTTCACCAATATCATGCGCAACGGCAAGATCGCCATGAAGCTGCCCGAGGGCACCAGCCTGATCGGGGTCCGCATGGCCACGGATGACGATGACGTCATGCTGGTCACGGCAAAGGGCCGCGCGATCCGCTTTGCCGCGACCGATGTGCGCGTCTTCCAGAGCCGCAGCTCAACCGGGGTGCGCGGCATCCGGCTGGCAGAGGGCGATCAGGTCGTCTCGATGTCCGTCATCCGCCATTTCGAAGCCGATCCTGCCGAACGCGCCGCCTATCTGAAGATGCGCCGCGCCGTGGCCGGCGCGCTGGATGATGGTGCCGAACCCGATGAGGATGAGGAAAACATCGCGGAAGGCAGCATCACCCAGGAACGCTATGCCGAAATGTCCGCGGCTGAGGATCTGATCCTGACCATCACCGAAAAAGGCTCGGGCAAGATCAGCTCTAGCCATGATTACCCGCTGCGCGGGCGCGGCGGTCAGGGCGTGATGGCGATGGACAAGGCGTTGCGCGGCGGTCCGCTGGTCGCGTCCTTCCCGGTCGAGCTGGACGACCAGATCATGTTGGCAACGTCCAAGGGCCAGTCGATCCGGGTGCCGGTGGACGGGATCAGCTTCCGGTCGCGCTCGGCCGGTGGGGTACGTGTTTTCAACACAACCAACGGCGAAACCGTTGTTTCCGTTGCACGTATCGCCGATCAGGGCGAAGATGAGGTGGACGACAACACCGAGTCCTGA
- a CDS encoding disulfide bond formation protein B: MIDISSRNLALLAGAGSAALLITALAFQAIGYIPCELCILQRWPHLAAALIAGALIFIDSKILRWLGALATGLACAFAIYHSGVEFGWWQGPTACSGGISNLATLSTQELMAQLETAPVVRCDQPQWYFLGLTMAAWNAICSAILTGMWLRAAMGRDIRI; encoded by the coding sequence ATGATCGATATATCTTCCAGAAATCTGGCGCTTCTTGCAGGAGCAGGCTCCGCCGCGTTGCTGATCACCGCACTTGCCTTTCAGGCAATCGGCTATATCCCCTGCGAGCTTTGCATTCTGCAACGCTGGCCGCATCTGGCGGCGGCACTGATCGCCGGGGCGCTGATCTTCATCGACAGCAAAATCCTGAGATGGCTGGGCGCCCTTGCCACCGGGCTTGCCTGCGCCTTCGCGATCTATCACAGCGGTGTCGAGTTCGGCTGGTGGCAGGGACCGACAGCCTGTTCCGGCGGGATCAGCAATCTGGCGACGCTGTCCACGCAGGAGCTGATGGCGCAGCTTGAGACCGCCCCGGTCGTGCGCTGCGATCAGCCGCAATGGTATTTCCTCGGCCTGACAATGGCTGCCTGGAATGCGATCTGCTCGGCGATTCTCACCGGGATGTGGCTGCGGGCCGCGATGGGCCGGGACATCCGCATCTGA
- a CDS encoding DedA family protein: protein MFDWIVSVIDGWGYTGVFLLMLAENVFPPIPSELIMPLAGYLVGEGRLGLVMTILSGTAGSVLGTSLWYVVGQIFGAVRLKRWAARWGRVFTMSPSDIDGAIGWFSRHGGAAVFFGRMLPAIRTLISVPAGIAAMPFWRFLLLTTLGSAIWTILLTVAGLILQDQFELVSGFIDPISKLIVLSIIGIYLWRVIRWKPQ, encoded by the coding sequence ATGTTCGACTGGATCGTATCGGTCATTGACGGCTGGGGATATACCGGCGTCTTCCTGCTGATGCTGGCCGAGAATGTATTTCCTCCGATTCCGTCAGAGCTGATCATGCCGCTTGCCGGTTATCTGGTGGGCGAAGGCAGGCTGGGGCTGGTCATGACGATTCTGTCAGGCACGGCGGGATCGGTTCTTGGAACCAGCCTGTGGTATGTGGTGGGGCAGATTTTCGGTGCCGTGCGCCTTAAAAGATGGGCGGCCAGATGGGGCCGCGTGTTTACCATGTCGCCATCCGATATCGACGGCGCAATCGGCTGGTTCAGCCGCCACGGCGGCGCGGCGGTGTTCTTTGGCCGGATGCTTCCCGCGATCCGCACGCTGATCTCCGTACCCGCCGGGATTGCCGCGATGCCGTTCTGGCGCTTTCTGCTGCTGACCACGCTTGGCAGCGCGATCTGGACGATTTTGCTGACCGTTGCAGGGCTGATCCTTCAGGACCAGTTCGAGTTGGTTTCGGGGTTCATCGACCCGATTTCCAAGCTGATCGTGCTGTCCATTATCGGGATTTACCTATGGCGGGTGATCCGTTGGAAACCGCAGTAA